From one Desulfuromonas sp. genomic stretch:
- a CDS encoding c-type cytochrome, translated as MNYPVWYLPGIGGGTLIALIAVTHVFISHFAVGGGLYLVMAERKGLREQNRGILDFTRSHAKFFMLVTMVAGGMTGVGIWFVISLVQPAATSLLIHTFVFGWAAEWVFFLVEIVAVLVYYYTFDRMAPRTHMAVGWVYFVSAWLSLFLITGIIGFMLTPGGWLQNASFWSGFFNPSFWPSLVFRTCIALMFAGVYAFVTTAFLKDRELKAAMTRFSGKWVLLAFLPAVPAGFWYLSVLPGPARALVAGGSPTIQRTLEWGLWAVIALLVLSLLLTLARPAAHNKLLSFVVLGCAFLFMGSFEWTREAARRPYVINEVMYSNGLLEKDVTALCAEGCLPTARWGGMRELHEESLVEAGAALFRVQCFACHSVGGPNNDILPRTATMPFAALKTYISSLHERRYFMPPFAGTDAEARALTAYLTAGLHGKPLPPEEPPAVAGADEGRTIFEENCLFCHPLELVEARTSGWSREKVREGIGNLSALNPAMPDFYGTEEEKDLLAAYIASLQGSVPVAGHDPGEDVFEEHCALCHTLEGDYNQLLPKIAGWDEAKIRAALDGLERLNPAMPPLSATAAEKDALARFLAESLKGGAR; from the coding sequence ATGAACTATCCGGTCTGGTACCTGCCGGGGATCGGCGGAGGGACGCTCATCGCCCTGATCGCCGTCACCCATGTCTTCATCTCCCACTTCGCCGTCGGCGGCGGCCTTTACCTGGTCATGGCCGAGCGCAAGGGGCTGCGGGAGCAGAACCGGGGGATTCTCGACTTCACCCGGTCCCACGCCAAGTTCTTCATGCTCGTGACGATGGTGGCCGGCGGGATGACAGGGGTGGGGATCTGGTTCGTCATCTCCCTGGTGCAGCCCGCCGCCACGAGCCTCCTCATCCATACCTTCGTCTTCGGATGGGCCGCCGAGTGGGTCTTCTTCCTGGTGGAGATCGTCGCGGTCCTCGTCTACTACTACACCTTCGACCGCATGGCCCCCCGCACCCACATGGCCGTGGGGTGGGTCTACTTCGTCTCGGCCTGGCTGAGCCTCTTTCTCATCACAGGCATTATCGGCTTCATGCTCACCCCCGGCGGCTGGCTGCAGAACGCCTCCTTCTGGTCGGGATTCTTCAACCCCTCCTTCTGGCCCTCCCTCGTCTTCCGCACCTGCATCGCCCTCATGTTCGCCGGGGTCTACGCCTTCGTCACCACCGCCTTTCTGAAGGACCGGGAGCTCAAGGCGGCCATGACCCGCTTCTCGGGGAAATGGGTCCTCCTCGCCTTCCTCCCCGCCGTCCCCGCAGGATTCTGGTACCTCTCGGTCCTCCCCGGGCCGGCCCGCGCCCTCGTCGCCGGAGGGTCTCCGACCATCCAGCGGACCCTCGAATGGGGATTGTGGGCCGTCATCGCCCTGCTCGTCCTCTCCCTGCTCCTCACCCTGGCCCGCCCGGCGGCTCACAACAAGCTCCTCTCCTTCGTCGTGCTGGGGTGCGCCTTCCTCTTCATGGGCTCCTTCGAGTGGACCCGGGAGGCCGCCCGCCGCCCCTACGTCATCAACGAGGTCATGTATTCCAACGGCCTTCTGGAGAAGGACGTGACCGCCCTCTGCGCGGAGGGATGCCTCCCGACGGCCCGATGGGGGGGGATGCGGGAGCTCCACGAGGAGAGCCTGGTGGAGGCCGGAGCCGCCCTCTTCCGCGTACAGTGCTTCGCCTGCCACAGCGTCGGCGGACCGAACAACGACATCCTCCCCCGCACGGCCACCATGCCCTTCGCTGCCCTGAAGACGTATATCTCCTCCCTCCACGAGCGCCGCTACTTCATGCCCCCCTTCGCGGGGACCGACGCGGAGGCCCGGGCCCTGACGGCCTACCTGACGGCGGGGCTGCACGGCAAGCCCCTCCCCCCCGAGGAGCCTCCGGCCGTCGCCGGGGCGGATGAGGGGAGAACGATCTTCGAGGAGAACTGCCTCTTCTGCCACCCCCTGGAACTGGTAGAGGCCCGCACCTCCGGATGGAGCCGGGAAAAGGTCCGCGAAGGGATCGGCAACCTGAGCGCCCTCAACCCTGCCATGCCCGATTTCTACGGGACGGAAGAGGAGAAGGATCTCCTCGCCGCCTACATCGCCTCTTTACAGGGGAGCGTCCCGGTGGCCGGGCACGACCCGGGCGAGGACGTCTTCGAAGAGCACTGCGCCCTCTGCCACACCCTCGAAGGCGACTACAACCAGCTCCTCCCCAAGATCGCCGGGTGGGACGAGGCGAAGATCCGCGCCGCCCTCGACGGCTTGGAGCGCCTCAACCCCGCCATGCCCCCCCTTTCGGCCACCGCCGCCGAGAAGGACGCCCTGGCCCGCTTTCTCGCCGAGTCCCTGAAAGGAGGCGCCCGATGA
- the sucD gene encoding succinate--CoA ligase subunit alpha, which produces MSILINRESKIVVQGMTGKTGLFHTRLCREYGSQIVAGVTPGRGGVHIEGIPVFDTMEEAVKHTGANVSMIFVPPPAAADAILEAIDSRIELAVCITEGIPVKDMVVVKRVLNTSKTRLIGPNCPGLITPEECKVGIMPGYIHKKGKIGVVSRSGTLTYEAVKQLSDAGLGQSSCVGIGGDPIIGMKFIDILELFNADPETEGVFMIGEIGGAAEEDAAAWIRKNMKKPVAAFIAGVTAPPGKRMGHAGAIIAGGKGMAADKIAALEAAGVTVSRSPTRMGEAMLEALGKA; this is translated from the coding sequence ATGTCGATTCTGATCAACAGGGAGTCCAAGATCGTCGTTCAGGGGATGACCGGCAAGACCGGTCTCTTTCACACCAGGCTCTGCCGGGAGTACGGCAGTCAAATCGTCGCCGGGGTCACCCCCGGCCGGGGCGGGGTCCACATCGAGGGGATCCCCGTCTTCGATACCATGGAGGAGGCGGTGAAGCACACCGGGGCCAACGTTTCGATGATTTTCGTGCCGCCGCCGGCCGCCGCCGACGCCATCCTCGAGGCCATCGATTCCCGTATCGAACTGGCGGTGTGCATCACCGAGGGGATTCCGGTGAAGGACATGGTGGTCGTCAAGCGGGTGCTCAACACCAGCAAGACCCGCCTGATCGGGCCCAACTGTCCGGGCCTGATCACTCCCGAGGAGTGCAAGGTGGGGATCATGCCGGGTTACATCCATAAAAAGGGGAAGATCGGGGTCGTCTCCCGCAGCGGCACCCTCACCTACGAGGCGGTCAAGCAGCTCTCCGACGCGGGCCTGGGGCAGTCGAGCTGCGTCGGCATCGGCGGCGACCCCATCATCGGCATGAAGTTCATCGACATCCTTGAACTTTTCAATGCCGACCCGGAAACCGAAGGGGTCTTCATGATCGGGGAGATCGGCGGGGCCGCCGAGGAGGACGCCGCGGCCTGGATTCGGAAAAACATGAAAAAGCCGGTCGCCGCTTTTATCGCCGGCGTCACCGCTCCTCCCGGAAAGCGCATGGGGCACGCCGGGGCGATCATCGCCGGGGGCAAAGGGATGGCCGCCGACAAGATCGCCGCCCTGGAGGCGGCGGGGGTGACGGTCTCCCGGAGTCCCACCCGCATGGGGGAGGCGATGCTCGAGGCGCTGGGGAAGGCGTAG
- the sucC gene encoding ADP-forming succinate--CoA ligase subunit beta: MNIHEYQAKEILGSYDISVPRGRMTLTADQVERSAKMMGGRCVVKAQIYAGGRGKAGGVQLVHHPEQAHEVAKELFGKRMVTPQTGPEGLKVRRILVEEPVEIAREFYLSVTLDRNSSRFCVIASAEGGVDIEEVAAKSPEKIQVLTIDPFTGLRPYQARRVALGLGLKGDLAEDCVQLILNLYRCALEKDCSLVEINPLVVTKAGWLLALDAKINFDDNAIFRHWEYHDLMDYSQMDPLEISAGKFDLAYIKLEGNIGCMVNGAGLAMATLDVLKEKGGYPANFLDVGGGATREKVSEAFKIILQDRDVRGVFVNIFGGIMRCDVIAQGIIEAASEVHCTLPIVVRMDGSQVEEGKRLLLESGLNVKTADDLGGGAETIMAMLAGNL, encoded by the coding sequence ATGAACATTCACGAGTATCAGGCCAAGGAAATCCTGGGTTCCTACGACATCTCCGTTCCTCGGGGACGGATGACTCTGACGGCCGACCAGGTGGAGCGTTCGGCCAAGATGATGGGCGGCCGCTGCGTGGTCAAGGCGCAGATCTACGCCGGCGGCCGGGGCAAGGCCGGCGGGGTGCAACTCGTCCACCACCCCGAGCAGGCCCATGAGGTGGCCAAGGAGCTCTTCGGCAAGCGCATGGTGACTCCGCAGACCGGCCCCGAGGGGCTCAAGGTGCGTCGCATCCTGGTGGAGGAGCCGGTGGAGATCGCCCGGGAGTTCTACCTCTCGGTCACCCTCGACCGTAACTCCTCCCGCTTCTGCGTCATCGCCTCGGCCGAGGGGGGGGTGGACATCGAGGAGGTCGCCGCCAAGTCTCCCGAGAAGATCCAGGTGCTGACGATCGATCCCTTCACGGGGCTGCGCCCCTATCAGGCGCGCAGGGTCGCCCTCGGGCTCGGGCTCAAGGGGGATCTCGCCGAGGACTGCGTGCAGCTCATTCTCAACCTCTATCGCTGCGCCCTGGAGAAGGACTGCTCCCTGGTGGAGATCAACCCTCTGGTCGTCACCAAGGCGGGGTGGCTCCTGGCCCTGGACGCCAAGATCAACTTCGACGACAACGCCATCTTCCGCCACTGGGAGTACCACGATCTGATGGACTACTCCCAAATGGATCCCCTGGAGATCAGCGCCGGCAAGTTCGACCTGGCCTACATCAAGCTCGAGGGGAACATCGGCTGCATGGTCAACGGCGCGGGGCTCGCCATGGCGACCCTCGATGTCCTCAAGGAGAAGGGGGGCTACCCGGCCAACTTCCTCGACGTCGGCGGCGGGGCCACCCGGGAGAAGGTCAGCGAAGCCTTCAAGATCATCCTCCAGGACCGCGACGTGCGGGGCGTCTTCGTCAACATCTTCGGCGGCATCATGCGCTGCGACGTCATCGCCCAGGGGATCATCGAGGCCGCCTCCGAGGTGCACTGCACCCTCCCCATCGTGGTGCGAATGGACGGCTCCCAGGTGGAGGAGGGCAAGCGGCTGCTCCTGGAGTCGGGGCTCAACGTCAAGACCGCCGACGACCTGGGCGGCGGGGCCGAGACCATCATGGCGATGCTCGCCGGGAACCTCTAA
- the fsa gene encoding fructose-6-phosphate aldolase, producing the protein MKFFIDTAEVSEIRAASDLGLVDGVTTNPSLVAKSGRDFREVLEEITALVDGPISAEVIALDAEGMVREGQELAKINPKNIVIKVPMTNEGLKATHIFAAEGIKTNVTLVFSPLQALLAAKAGASYVSPFVGRLDDVGHDGMEGVDEIRTIFDNYGYGTEIIVASVRSPLHVLRSALIGADICTIPYSVMMQLEKHPLTDIGIEKFLADWKKTQD; encoded by the coding sequence ATGAAATTCTTCATCGATACCGCCGAGGTGAGCGAGATCCGCGCCGCCAGCGATCTGGGCCTGGTCGACGGGGTCACCACCAACCCCTCCCTCGTTGCCAAGAGCGGGCGGGATTTCCGGGAGGTCCTCGAGGAGATCACCGCCCTCGTGGACGGACCCATTTCGGCCGAAGTCATCGCCCTGGACGCCGAAGGGATGGTTCGGGAGGGGCAGGAGTTGGCCAAGATCAATCCCAAGAACATCGTCATAAAGGTCCCCATGACCAATGAGGGGCTCAAGGCCACCCATATCTTCGCGGCCGAGGGGATCAAGACCAATGTGACCCTGGTCTTCTCACCCCTTCAGGCCCTGCTCGCAGCCAAGGCCGGTGCCAGCTACGTCTCCCCCTTTGTGGGGCGGCTCGACGACGTGGGGCACGACGGCATGGAGGGGGTCGATGAAATCCGCACCATTTTCGACAACTACGGCTACGGTACCGAAATCATCGTCGCCTCGGTGCGCAGCCCTCTGCACGTGCTGCGTTCCGCCCTCATCGGTGCCGATATCTGCACCATTCCCTACTCGGTGATGATGCAGCTGGAGAAGCACCCTCTGACCGACATCGGCATCGAGAAGTTCCTGGCCGACTGGAAAAAGACCCAGGACTGA
- a CDS encoding YHS domain-containing protein — protein sequence MLLLALLFFLGYSLVQAVIRSLPRRGGGPSRDKSPQGEDMVQDPHCGTYVPRGDSLTKTVRGKVFHFCSEECRDAFSGRR from the coding sequence TTGCTGCTGCTGGCCCTCCTTTTTTTCCTCGGGTATTCGCTGGTTCAGGCCGTCATCCGCTCTCTGCCCCGGCGGGGGGGAGGGCCGTCCCGGGACAAGAGCCCCCAGGGCGAGGACATGGTCCAGGATCCCCACTGTGGCACTTATGTTCCCCGTGGCGATTCCCTGACCAAGACGGTCCGCGGCAAGGTCTTCCACTTCTGCTCCGAGGAGTGCCGCGACGCTTTTTCCGGCCGCAGGTAA
- the folK gene encoding 2-amino-4-hydroxy-6-hydroxymethyldihydropteridine diphosphokinase — MIRTTTAYLALGSNLGERRESLRGARTALAGHPELHVAAWSNLYETAPVGGPEGQGPYLNAVLAVETSLTPGALLTFCLEVEKSFGRQRRQPWGPRTLDIDLLLYGGETRCEPHLILPHPRLHLRRFVLAPLCDLAPEVVHPLLGETVRDLLTQLPAGEEVRRLADQW; from the coding sequence ATGATCAGGACGACGACCGCCTATCTGGCCCTGGGCTCCAACCTGGGGGAGCGCCGAGAATCCCTGCGCGGGGCCAGGACCGCCCTGGCGGGCCATCCGGAGCTGCACGTCGCGGCCTGGTCAAATCTCTACGAAACCGCCCCGGTGGGCGGTCCCGAAGGGCAGGGTCCCTATCTCAACGCAGTCCTCGCGGTGGAGACTTCCCTGACCCCCGGGGCGCTGCTGACGTTCTGCCTGGAGGTGGAGAAGAGCTTCGGGCGCCAGCGTCGCCAGCCCTGGGGGCCCCGGACCCTTGACATCGACCTGCTTCTGTACGGCGGCGAAACCCGTTGCGAGCCGCACCTGATACTTCCCCACCCGCGTCTGCATCTGCGGAGGTTCGTCCTGGCGCCTTTGTGCGACCTAGCTCCCGAGGTGGTCCATCCGTTGCTGGGCGAAACGGTCCGCGACCTGCTGACCCAACTTCCGGCCGGCGAAGAGGTGAGACGCCTTGCCGATCAATGGTGA
- a CDS encoding VOC family protein, with the protein MSVTLTLAVSDLETTASFYGGVLQLDLERFMPAPGHPPVLLLYHGDAVVLFRQMETLEALHPSVFQNLDRHPLGIGMTVEFGVKTLDPVLKNIQHNQLHTLYELEDEEHDRREVWIHDPDGYLVILSEGFEVEEG; encoded by the coding sequence ATGAGCGTGACCTTGACCCTCGCAGTCAGCGACCTTGAAACGACCGCATCCTTCTACGGCGGGGTATTGCAACTTGACCTGGAACGCTTCATGCCGGCACCTGGGCACCCTCCCGTCCTTCTTCTCTACCACGGCGACGCCGTGGTCCTGTTTCGCCAGATGGAAACCCTCGAGGCCCTGCACCCCTCCGTTTTCCAGAACCTGGACCGGCATCCCCTGGGCATCGGAATGACCGTCGAGTTCGGCGTCAAAACGCTGGACCCGGTCCTGAAGAATATCCAGCACAATCAGCTCCACACCCTCTACGAACTGGAGGACGAGGAGCACGACCGCCGGGAGGTCTGGATCCACGATCCCGACGGATACCTCGTCATTCTCAGCGAGGGGTTCGAAGTGGAGGAGGGCTGA
- a CDS encoding response regulator encodes MNNAILIVDDEEQVIKALQRTLMDEDYEICSARSGKEALNLLQSRNFKVVISDERMPGMQGSELLSIVSLRYPEAARIILTGHASIDAAMKAVNEGQIYRFLVKPWNEMELRLAIRAAIEKYDLETRNRKLLALVRNQALKLEMLEKKHPGIAHLEKSEDGRLIVSEMSEDEAASIMAECQVGDLTT; translated from the coding sequence ATGAACAATGCCATATTGATCGTGGATGACGAGGAGCAGGTAATCAAGGCGTTGCAGAGAACGCTCATGGATGAAGATTATGAGATTTGCTCGGCCCGAAGCGGAAAAGAGGCATTGAACCTGCTTCAAAGCCGTAATTTTAAGGTCGTCATTTCTGATGAACGGATGCCGGGAATGCAAGGTTCTGAACTATTGTCTATTGTGAGCCTCCGGTACCCTGAAGCCGCCCGAATCATTCTTACCGGCCATGCCAGCATTGATGCGGCCATGAAGGCTGTGAACGAAGGGCAGATTTATCGGTTTTTGGTCAAACCCTGGAACGAAATGGAATTAAGGCTTGCCATCCGGGCGGCCATTGAGAAATATGACTTGGAAACCAGGAACAGAAAATTACTGGCTTTGGTCCGAAATCAGGCGCTTAAATTAGAAATGCTGGAAAAAAAGCATCCCGGCATTGCTCATCTGGAAAAAAGTGAAGATGGCAGGTTGATTGTGTCAGAAATGTCGGAAGATGAGGCCGCAAGTATTATGGCAGAGTGCCAAGTTGGCGACTTGACCACTTAA
- a CDS encoding ATPase, T2SS/T4P/T4SS family: MSKFASLFRSAVGDQAKTETSPEAPQASDEGDSSVPQNGFTLLFVDDEAGVLKALKRIFLDENYQILTATNGDEALQILERQRVHLLVSDHRMPCMTGAQLLKEVKERWPATIRIMLTGYADVQSIMGAVNEGAVYKFITKPWHDEDLRLTVSLGLQQYVLIEENKKLKEVTRKQQAKIKNFSTLVGENRAVLGSILAKTGVVTKGDYHRALRERQEREFVIDTLVRLGLASESKIVRALQDQLHLEFVDLMEVGLNPEIVRFLPRNLCEKSRLIPIKLEGRHMTLAMADPSDLYKCDNISLMTGFRVNAVIARSSDILEQLNLVYGDDQLDNGIDFDEISEVDPIDEVDIVIEEDEADVNIQELIQSSEVPPIIRIVNAIISEAVRYRASDIHIEPKTKYTVVRFRIDGLLQDKIKIPADLHPAAISRIKILAKQDISERRKPQDGRITVKSGTRLVDLRVSTMPSISGEKVVLRILDKSAAIKKLDELGLLEEDLKKIYSVIKKPQGMFIATGPTGSGKTTMLYSILGEMLHRSKNFETIEDPVEYFLEDANQVHVKEKIGLSFASVLRATLRQDPDVILVGEVRDQDTADVAFKAALTGHMVLTSLHTNSSIASITRLIDIGMKPYLIASALEGIIAQRLVRRLCEGCKVVDMPSPDHLELLRIPAEGLGEVFRPLGCHRCNHTGYQGRTGIYELFVMNEDFRHLICENYRESELLDMARAHGMKTLVQDGLEKVKQGMTSLEELLRVIGPQIRHERVCEHCHRTIDAKFLFCPYCGVFKQNLCSNCKVPMEDDCNICAFCGHKRNLGLAPIGKVRES, encoded by the coding sequence ATGAGTAAATTTGCCAGCCTGTTCCGGTCTGCGGTCGGCGACCAAGCTAAAACGGAAACTTCGCCAGAGGCACCGCAAGCATCAGATGAGGGAGATTCGTCGGTTCCTCAAAACGGTTTCACGCTTCTGTTTGTCGATGACGAGGCCGGGGTCCTGAAGGCGCTGAAACGGATTTTCCTGGACGAAAACTACCAGATCCTGACCGCCACGAACGGCGACGAGGCCCTGCAGATCCTCGAGCGCCAAAGGGTGCACCTGCTTGTCTCCGACCATCGAATGCCCTGCATGACCGGGGCCCAACTCCTCAAGGAGGTAAAGGAACGCTGGCCGGCTACCATTCGCATCATGCTCACCGGTTATGCCGATGTCCAGTCCATTATGGGGGCGGTCAACGAGGGGGCGGTATACAAATTCATCACCAAACCGTGGCATGACGAAGACCTGAGGCTGACCGTCAGTCTTGGCCTGCAACAGTACGTACTCATCGAGGAGAACAAAAAGCTAAAGGAAGTCACAAGGAAACAGCAGGCTAAGATCAAAAACTTTTCGACCCTGGTAGGAGAAAACAGAGCGGTTTTGGGGAGCATCCTCGCCAAAACCGGCGTGGTGACCAAAGGAGATTACCATCGGGCCCTGAGGGAACGCCAGGAAAGGGAGTTTGTCATCGACACTCTGGTCCGGCTTGGCCTCGCCAGTGAATCGAAAATCGTCCGGGCCCTGCAAGACCAACTCCATTTGGAATTTGTCGATCTCATGGAGGTGGGCCTTAACCCGGAGATTGTAAGGTTTTTGCCAAGGAATCTCTGCGAGAAGAGCCGGCTGATACCGATCAAGCTCGAGGGGCGCCATATGACGCTGGCGATGGCCGATCCTTCCGACCTTTACAAGTGCGACAACATTTCGCTCATGACGGGCTTCAGGGTAAACGCCGTCATTGCTCGTAGCTCAGATATTTTGGAACAACTTAACCTCGTCTATGGCGATGACCAACTGGATAACGGCATAGATTTCGACGAAATCTCCGAAGTTGATCCAATAGACGAGGTTGACATTGTCATCGAAGAGGATGAAGCCGATGTCAATATCCAGGAATTGATCCAATCGTCGGAAGTGCCGCCGATCATCAGAATCGTCAATGCCATCATTTCCGAAGCGGTACGGTACCGGGCCAGTGATATCCATATCGAACCGAAAACCAAATATACGGTGGTGCGGTTTCGTATCGACGGCCTGCTGCAGGACAAGATCAAAATCCCGGCTGATCTCCATCCCGCAGCCATTTCCAGAATCAAAATCTTGGCAAAACAGGATATCTCCGAGCGGAGAAAGCCGCAGGACGGCCGGATAACCGTCAAGTCTGGTACCCGCCTGGTCGACCTGCGGGTCTCCACCATGCCGTCCATCAGCGGTGAAAAGGTGGTGTTGCGCATTCTGGATAAAAGTGCGGCCATCAAAAAACTGGATGAACTCGGTCTGCTTGAGGAGGACCTGAAGAAGATCTACAGCGTAATCAAGAAACCCCAGGGCATGTTCATAGCCACTGGCCCCACCGGCAGCGGCAAGACCACCATGCTCTATTCGATTCTCGGAGAAATGCTCCACCGATCGAAGAACTTCGAAACGATCGAAGACCCTGTGGAGTATTTTCTGGAGGATGCCAACCAGGTTCATGTGAAGGAGAAGATCGGACTCTCCTTTGCCTCCGTGCTTAGGGCAACCTTGCGCCAGGACCCCGATGTCATCCTGGTAGGCGAGGTTCGGGACCAGGATACGGCGGATGTGGCTTTTAAGGCCGCTTTGACTGGTCACATGGTGCTGACCTCTCTGCACACCAACAGTTCGATTGCCTCCATCACCCGCCTGATCGATATCGGAATGAAGCCCTATCTGATTGCTTCCGCCTTGGAGGGGATTATTGCCCAAAGACTGGTTCGAAGACTCTGCGAAGGTTGCAAAGTTGTCGATATGCCCAGCCCCGATCACTTGGAACTGCTGAGAATTCCAGCGGAAGGTCTCGGAGAGGTTTTTCGTCCTCTCGGCTGCCACCGCTGCAACCATACCGGTTACCAGGGTCGCACCGGGATATACGAACTCTTCGTTATGAATGAGGATTTCAGGCACTTGATTTGCGAGAACTACCGGGAATCAGAACTGCTCGACATGGCCCGTGCTCACGGGATGAAAACCCTTGTTCAGGACGGTCTGGAAAAAGTCAAACAGGGAATGACCTCCCTTGAAGAGCTCCTCAGGGTCATTGGCCCCCAGATCAGACATGAGCGTGTTTGCGAACATTGCCACAGAACCATTGATGCCAAGTTTCTCTTCTGCCCCTATTGCGGGGTTTTTAAACAGAATCTTTGCAGCAACTGTAAGGTGCCCATGGAGGATGACTGTAACATTTGTGCGTTTTGTGGGCATAAGAGGAATTTGGGCCTGGCACCGATCGGGAAAGTGAGGGAATCATGA
- a CDS encoding ATP-binding protein — MASIGQLAACVAHEINNPLGFVLSNLHTLNKYVGRFLEMLEFYAGANSKAPGGLQQTARQKWRELKLDFITGDVVELFQQSIGGAERVKKIVSDLRCFSHVDDLGEGLVDVNCEIERTLSVLSSETPEGTRIGKSFCELPEVPGDAALLCQAFMNIIRNAFQARPDGLKLTIRTERQGDWVRVEFADNGPVIEDGIKHRIFEPFFTTREVGRGMGLGLSVAYDIIASCDGTIEAESPSEGGATFVIQLRTKGREDE; from the coding sequence ATGGCTTCCATCGGACAGTTGGCAGCCTGCGTGGCCCACGAAATCAATAACCCGTTGGGCTTTGTTCTGAGCAATCTTCACACCCTGAACAAGTATGTTGGCAGATTTCTTGAAATGCTCGAGTTTTATGCCGGTGCAAACTCGAAGGCCCCAGGGGGGCTGCAGCAAACAGCACGGCAGAAATGGCGGGAGCTGAAACTCGACTTTATCACCGGCGATGTCGTGGAATTGTTCCAGCAGAGTATTGGCGGCGCCGAACGGGTCAAGAAAATCGTTTCCGATCTGCGGTGCTTTTCCCACGTCGATGACCTCGGGGAAGGATTGGTGGATGTCAATTGCGAGATCGAACGCACCCTCAGCGTTCTGTCCTCGGAAACTCCCGAAGGGACGCGTATCGGCAAATCCTTTTGCGAGCTGCCGGAAGTCCCCGGGGATGCGGCCCTGCTCTGCCAGGCTTTTATGAACATCATCCGTAATGCGTTTCAGGCGCGACCGGACGGCCTGAAACTAACAATCCGCACCGAACGCCAGGGTGACTGGGTAAGGGTTGAGTTTGCGGACAATGGTCCCGTAATCGAAGATGGCATCAAGCATCGGATCTTTGAGCCTTTTTTCACTACCAGGGAGGTCGGTCGGGGAATGGGGCTGGGGCTCTCGGTGGCCTATGACATTATTGCCTCCTGCGACGGCACCATTGAAGCAGAAAGCCCTTCGGAGGGGGGGGCAACCTTTGTAATACAGTTGCGCACCAAGGGGAGGGAGGATGAGTAA
- a CDS encoding GTPase domain-containing protein — translation MVLKLVYYGPALSGKTTNLLQLHYILEQKGRGDLMVLDTKDDRTIFFDLLPFFLVAPSGLKIKVKVYTVPGQVKHDATRKAVLQRADGVAFIADSRACETMNNSNSFENLEKNLAFVGLYIEKIPLIIQYNKRDLPDIVPEADIRRVWDATGIPVFLGSAIKGSGVIEAFCRLAELTYGHIDARWGLEKNHGLDRATFLRQLVRPESRSCG, via the coding sequence ATGGTCCTCAAGCTGGTCTATTACGGACCGGCCCTTTCGGGGAAGACCACCAATCTTCTTCAGCTCCACTACATTCTGGAGCAGAAGGGGAGAGGTGATCTCATGGTGCTGGACACCAAGGACGACCGGACCATCTTTTTCGACCTACTGCCCTTTTTTCTGGTGGCGCCCAGCGGCCTGAAAATCAAGGTCAAGGTCTATACGGTGCCCGGCCAGGTCAAGCACGATGCGACCCGCAAGGCGGTGTTGCAAAGAGCGGACGGGGTTGCCTTTATCGCAGATTCTCGAGCCTGCGAAACGATGAATAATTCTAACAGCTTTGAGAATCTGGAGAAGAATCTCGCCTTTGTCGGCCTGTACATCGAGAAGATCCCCCTCATTATCCAATACAACAAGAGGGACCTTCCCGACATCGTACCGGAAGCAGATATTAGGCGGGTCTGGGATGCGACCGGGATCCCCGTTTTTCTGGGCTCAGCCATTAAGGGGAGTGGCGTCATTGAAGCCTTTTGTCGGTTGGCTGAATTGACCTATGGTCACATTGACGCCCGGTGGGGACTGGAAAAAAATCACGGCCTGGACCGGGCAACCTTCCTGCGTCAGCTTGTCCGACCCGAAAGCCGGAGTTGTGGTTGA